A single region of the Biomaibacter acetigenes genome encodes:
- a CDS encoding DedA family protein: MSNLWQNSYDILTKYGYAGLYLGLLAEGTGLPLPVELLFMAAVYFISINQMSLLYVIAVATIGNLSGNILAYYIGYFGGPPVVDRLNRFLHMKDEDIKRIREWFDRYGGVANMISRWIGITRTPAIWTAGLLRINFLSYLVFSLIGDFFWATFWMILYFKTYSEIHRLLYMPWEYKAGAIMMFITFIVLAWKLFFRYFRRGGNS, encoded by the coding sequence ATGTCCAACCTGTGGCAAAATTCTTATGATATTTTGACTAAGTACGGATATGCGGGACTTTATCTTGGCCTTTTGGCCGAAGGTACTGGGTTGCCGTTGCCTGTAGAACTTTTATTTATGGCTGCCGTATATTTTATTAGTATCAATCAAATGTCATTGTTATACGTTATAGCGGTGGCTACCATCGGAAACCTTTCGGGTAATATTCTCGCCTATTACATAGGATACTTCGGCGGCCCACCGGTGGTAGACCGGTTAAACAGATTCCTGCACATGAAAGATGAGGATATTAAAAGGATAAGGGAATGGTTTGACAGATACGGAGGAGTGGCAAATATGATAAGCCGGTGGATCGGGATAACCAGGACTCCCGCCATTTGGACCGCCGGCCTTTTGAGAATAAATTTTTTATCTTATCTTGTATTCTCTCTGATCGGGGATTTCTTCTGGGCAACATTTTGGATGATACTGTATTTTAAAACCTATTCAGAGATACACAGGCTACTTTATATGCCGTGGGAATATAAAGCCGGCGCTATAATGATGTTTATAACATTCATTGTTCTGGCCTGGAAGCTTTTTTTTAGATATTTTAGAAGGGGCGGGAATAGTTGA
- the cbiB gene encoding adenosylcobinamide-phosphate synthase CbiB has protein sequence MDKLIFAAFLLDLVLGDPRRSTHPVVIMGKLISFLEGFIRRFFQTSSSLKFGGIVLWLITVGLSYFLTFFVIKLAYGINIWMGHVVSVWLLYTTLAVRNLSDEAMGIFYELKNGNIEKARVRLSGIVGRDTRELQQDEVCRATVETVAENTVDGIVSPLFYSFIGGPPLAMAFKAASTLDSMVGYKNERYLHFGWFSAKMDDFLNYIPARLCGVFMLMAAAVMGLDIRRGFVTAMKDSRKHESPNGGIPESITAGVMGIRLGGINYYFGEPHIRAYLGEKLREIVPEDIKTVVVLSVISSAIALMLGELLLLFF, from the coding sequence ATGGATAAACTTATCTTTGCAGCTTTTTTGCTGGACCTGGTTCTGGGAGATCCTCGGAGGTCCACCCATCCCGTAGTGATTATGGGGAAACTGATTTCATTTTTGGAAGGCTTTATTCGAAGGTTTTTTCAAACTTCTTCCAGCCTCAAGTTCGGTGGCATAGTATTGTGGCTTATCACCGTCGGCTTATCTTATTTTTTAACATTTTTTGTGATAAAATTGGCCTATGGAATAAATATCTGGATGGGGCATGTAGTATCGGTGTGGCTGTTATACACAACCCTGGCGGTCAGAAACTTATCCGATGAAGCCATGGGCATTTTTTATGAGTTAAAAAACGGCAATATCGAAAAGGCAAGGGTGCGCCTTTCCGGCATAGTGGGGCGGGATACCCGAGAACTGCAGCAAGATGAGGTTTGCCGGGCCACTGTGGAAACCGTGGCAGAAAACACCGTCGACGGCATCGTTTCCCCTTTGTTTTATTCTTTTATCGGAGGGCCACCTCTTGCTATGGCTTTTAAGGCCGCCAGCACCCTTGACTCCATGGTAGGTTATAAAAATGAAAGATATCTTCACTTTGGCTGGTTTTCCGCAAAAATGGACGACTTTTTAAACTATATACCTGCGCGGCTTTGTGGAGTCTTTATGTTAATGGCCGCTGCAGTTATGGGACTTGATATAAGGCGTGGATTTGTGACAGCCATGAAAGATTCCAGAAAACATGAAAGCCCAAACGGAGGTATTCCCGAATCCATAACGGCAGGAGTCATGGGCATTAGGCTTGGAGGCATAAACTATTATTTCGGCGAGCCCCATATCAGGGCATATTTGGGCGAAAAATTGAGGGAAATAGTTCCCGAAGACATAAAGACTGTGGTGGTATTAAGCGTAATATCTTCGGCTATTGCTTTAATGCTGGGAGAGTTGTTACTATTATTCTTTTGA
- a CDS encoding GNAT family N-acetyltransferase, translating to MKEHFSDIKHIWEELEKFEDITPFSTYTWADNWLKIWRKTAYILSVKVSGTIAGLAPFIDTMGKLRFIGYNNSDYLGFLFRPGHEQDFLEGLADELAGKNITLLDLEHMPEKFRDIKINRYEKSCFMQDVCPYITLPDSWDAYKAGLNKRFRKNIEYYWRRVNRDFNIKYEVVNKEQDVKPTLLRMVELHQKRWRSKRLPGAFYSKKIIQFHLNAAVDLFIKGYLDLHRLIINEEIAAVLYCFHKNRSTYYYIGGFDDAYKNMSIGVLLTSAAIKTSIERKDNIFDF from the coding sequence TTGAAGGAGCATTTTTCTGATATCAAACACATATGGGAAGAACTGGAGAAATTTGAGGATATTACACCTTTTTCCACCTATACATGGGCCGATAACTGGCTTAAAATCTGGAGAAAAACAGCTTATATTCTGAGCGTAAAAGTATCCGGGACAATAGCAGGTCTTGCGCCGTTTATAGATACCATGGGGAAATTGAGGTTTATAGGATATAACAACAGCGATTATCTGGGTTTCTTATTTAGACCGGGACATGAACAGGATTTTTTAGAAGGCCTGGCCGATGAACTTGCCGGAAAAAACATTACTTTGCTGGACCTTGAACATATGCCTGAAAAGTTTAGAGATATCAAAATAAATAGGTATGAAAAGTCTTGCTTCATGCAGGATGTATGTCCGTACATTACCTTACCCGACAGCTGGGATGCATATAAAGCGGGTTTAAACAAGCGGTTCAGAAAAAATATAGAATATTACTGGAGAAGGGTAAACAGGGATTTTAATATAAAATATGAAGTGGTGAACAAAGAGCAGGATGTAAAACCTACCCTGCTCAGGATGGTGGAACTACATCAAAAAAGATGGCGGAGCAAAAGGTTGCCGGGAGCTTTTTATAGTAAAAAGATAATCCAATTTCATCTAAATGCCGCTGTAGACTTATTTATAAAAGGCTACCTGGATTTACACCGCTTAATAATAAATGAAGAGATAGCAGCGGTATTATACTGCTTCCACAAAAACAGGAGTACCTATTATTATATTGGCGGATTTGACGATGCCTATAAAAATATGAGCATAGGGGTGCTTCTTACTTCAGCAGCCATAAAAACATCAATAGAAAGAAAAGATAACATTTTTGATTTTTAA
- a CDS encoding FecCD family ABC transporter permease, with protein sequence MVNRSPKDMQYIQKYTVLIAAIILGGILALGIGAVSINPFQILKILLHKIPVLGSNISTDWSSAQEAIVLQLRLPRIILSFLVGAELSAAGVIYQGIFRNPMADPYVIGASAGASLGATLAIMIFSGLRIWGMGSIPFFAFLGASVTIIVVYGIASIGGRTYSFTLLLAGIAVSSFISALVSFFMYFSDQKLHQIYFWLLGSFSSQGWNDVILNLPYGAIGYFIGLWNLRALNILQLGEETAFFTGVDTELTKKVSLAAACLLTASAVAVSGIIGFVGLIIPHITRLIIGPDHRRLFTFSALVGGLYLMLADTFSRVVISPTELPVGILTALFGGPFFIYLLFRKKNKDYRM encoded by the coding sequence ATGGTCAACAGGTCCCCGAAGGACATGCAATATATACAGAAATATACAGTGCTCATCGCGGCGATTATCCTTGGAGGTATTCTGGCGCTCGGGATTGGGGCGGTGAGCATCAACCCCTTTCAAATTTTGAAGATTCTCCTTCATAAGATTCCCGTCCTGGGAAGTAATATTTCCACTGACTGGTCATCTGCCCAGGAGGCTATTGTGCTGCAGCTCCGGCTTCCGAGAATTATACTTTCATTTCTGGTGGGAGCCGAACTTTCCGCAGCAGGTGTAATATACCAGGGCATTTTCAGAAACCCCATGGCCGATCCCTATGTCATAGGGGCTTCGGCTGGAGCTTCCCTGGGGGCTACCCTGGCTATCATGATTTTTTCGGGCTTGAGAATATGGGGAATGGGTTCAATACCATTTTTTGCTTTTCTGGGAGCTTCCGTCACCATAATTGTGGTTTACGGCATTGCCAGCATAGGAGGGCGTACCTATTCATTTACACTGCTGCTGGCAGGCATTGCTGTGAGCAGTTTTATTTCCGCCCTGGTATCTTTTTTCATGTATTTCAGTGACCAGAAGCTACACCAGATATATTTCTGGCTTCTGGGAAGTTTTTCTTCCCAGGGATGGAATGATGTGATACTTAACTTACCTTATGGGGCTATCGGATATTTTATAGGCCTCTGGAATTTGAGGGCCTTAAATATACTGCAATTGGGAGAGGAGACGGCCTTTTTTACGGGAGTGGATACAGAGCTCACAAAGAAAGTAAGCCTTGCAGCAGCGTGCCTTCTCACAGCCTCCGCAGTGGCGGTCAGCGGTATTATAGGCTTTGTGGGGCTTATAATACCGCACATTACAAGACTCATCATCGGACCCGACCACAGGAGACTGTTTACATTTTCGGCTCTGGTGGGAGGCCTTTATCTCATGCTGGCTGATACTTTTTCCAGGGTGGTCATAAGTCCCACCGAACTTCCGGTGGGCATCCTGACTGCCCTTTTTGGAGGCCCCTTCTTTATATACCTGCTCTTCAGGAAAAAAAATAAAGATTACAGGATGTAA
- a CDS encoding ferritin-like domain-containing protein, with translation MELSLITENQLGVTRGTAVESAVTQNYQGECMEVGWYLAAARQAQREGFAEVAEVFKTIAREEAAHAARFAELNGEISTTRENLEKALNGEQNSNRMKREAAVAAKQNNIDEAHDVFDEAAKDESRHARALKGIKDKLFAGL, from the coding sequence ATGGAGTTAAGCTTAATTACTGAAAATCAATTGGGTGTGACCAGGGGCACAGCCGTGGAATCAGCTGTTACCCAGAACTATCAGGGCGAATGCATGGAGGTAGGATGGTACCTGGCTGCAGCCCGGCAGGCTCAAAGAGAAGGATTTGCAGAAGTAGCCGAAGTTTTCAAGACCATAGCCCGGGAAGAAGCCGCTCATGCAGCAAGGTTTGCCGAACTTAATGGAGAAATCTCCACCACCAGGGAAAACCTGGAGAAAGCCTTAAATGGGGAGCAAAATTCAAACCGCATGAAAAGGGAGGCAGCCGTTGCAGCCAAACAAAACAACATAGACGAAGCCCATGATGTTTTTGATGAAGCCGCCAAGGACGAATCTCGCCATGCCAGGGCGCTTAAAGGAATTAAAGACAAGCTTTTTGCCGGTTTGTAA
- a CDS encoding type II toxin-antitoxin system prevent-host-death family antitoxin, whose translation MPNIKPISDLRNYNEVLRDIAIGEPVFLTKNGRGKYAIVDIKEYEKLKASLKLMSQLARGELAGKEKGWMTIEEVEAELGIENV comes from the coding sequence ATGCCAAATATCAAACCCATCTCCGATTTAAGGAATTACAATGAAGTCCTGCGTGATATTGCCATAGGCGAGCCAGTGTTTTTAACCAAAAATGGCAGAGGGAAATATGCCATTGTCGATATTAAAGAATATGAAAAATTAAAAGCTTCACTGAAGCTGATGTCACAGCTTGCCCGGGGAGAGCTGGCTGGAAAAGAAAAAGGATGGATGACTATCGAGGAAGTGGAAGCAGAACTGGGGATTGAGAATGTATAA
- a CDS encoding type II toxin-antitoxin system RelE/ParE family toxin — protein sequence MYKLKISPEAKDDLAEIKGYISQELCNPQAAVNLISKITKKMRGLSEHPGIGAPLSSVVDIQTDYRFLVCANYLIFYRYEDGIVFVSRILYGRRDYTRILFGDLPEDEEK from the coding sequence ATGTATAAGCTGAAAATTTCGCCTGAAGCCAAAGATGATTTGGCAGAAATTAAAGGCTACATTTCTCAGGAACTTTGTAATCCGCAGGCGGCTGTAAATCTGATTTCTAAAATCACGAAAAAGATGCGCGGACTGTCGGAGCATCCTGGAATTGGTGCGCCGCTATCTTCCGTCGTGGATATTCAGACAGACTATCGTTTTCTTGTCTGTGCCAATTACCTGATATTTTATAGGTACGAAGATGGAATTGTTTTCGTGTCGAGAATCTTATACGGCAGGCGGGATTATACGCGTATACTGTTCGGTGATTTGCCGGAGGATGAAGAAAAATAG
- a CDS encoding NifU family protein has product MKEKVKEVLDKIRPSLQADGGDVELVDVDESTGIVKVKLTGSCFGCPFATMTLKNGIEETLKEQVPGVKEVQQV; this is encoded by the coding sequence TTGAAGGAAAAAGTAAAGGAAGTCCTGGATAAAATCCGCCCATCTCTGCAGGCCGACGGCGGTGATGTTGAACTGGTGGATGTGGATGAATCTACCGGCATAGTAAAGGTAAAACTCACAGGTTCTTGCTTCGGATGCCCCTTTGCCACCATGACCCTGAAAAACGGCATCGAGGAAACGTTAAAAGAGCAGGTCCCCGGAGTAAAAGAGGTCCAGCAGGTTTAA
- a CDS encoding GHMP kinase codes for MIGKARCPASCGEIVQGSIDGRDFLVTCPVSLYTEITVELIPEKRIRSLFDDLNKYSFKSYLAAQKTLQFFGAVEYKPIITINSRIPRGIGLSSSTADITAACMATASALGKDISPDSIADIALSIEPSDGIMFKGAMIFDHIKGIWRESLGDLPEMDVYIIDTRETVDTGEFNSRFDLKELNLKKEPLVRQALEIVRTAVKDGDMKLLGEAMIKSALAHQEILYKPHLIDIIEAALKFNAIGVNIAHSGSAISMFFERNCCINGDLWTELDGILKKHGKKLRVIKVSIDNTGPRQI; via the coding sequence TTGATTGGGAAAGCCCGCTGCCCTGCCAGCTGTGGAGAAATAGTCCAGGGGAGTATTGATGGAAGGGACTTTTTGGTGACATGTCCCGTTTCATTATATACCGAAATAACCGTAGAATTAATTCCGGAGAAACGTATAAGAAGTTTATTTGACGACTTAAATAAATATAGTTTTAAATCATATCTTGCTGCGCAAAAAACCCTTCAATTTTTCGGAGCAGTGGAATATAAACCAATTATTACTATAAATTCCCGGATTCCCCGGGGCATAGGCCTTTCATCCAGCACCGCCGATATAACCGCCGCATGTATGGCTACAGCATCGGCTCTGGGAAAAGATATTTCCCCCGATTCCATTGCCGATATTGCCCTTTCCATAGAGCCCAGCGATGGTATAATGTTTAAAGGCGCGATGATTTTTGACCACATAAAGGGAATTTGGAGGGAAAGCCTGGGAGACCTGCCGGAAATGGATGTATACATCATAGATACCAGAGAAACGGTGGATACCGGGGAATTTAACAGTCGCTTCGATTTAAAAGAATTAAATTTGAAAAAGGAACCGTTAGTTAGACAGGCTCTGGAAATAGTTCGCACCGCTGTAAAAGACGGCGACATGAAACTCCTGGGCGAGGCCATGATAAAAAGTGCCCTTGCCCACCAGGAGATACTTTATAAGCCTCATTTAATTGATATCATCGAAGCTGCACTTAAGTTTAATGCCATCGGAGTAAATATTGCCCACAGCGGTTCTGCCATCAGTATGTTTTTTGAAAGGAATTGCTGCATAAACGGTGATTTATGGACAGAGCTGGATGGAATTTTGAAGAAGCATGGGAAAAAATTGAGAGTCATCAAGGTAAGTATTGATAATACCGGTCCGAGGCAAATTTAG
- a CDS encoding small, acid-soluble spore protein, alpha/beta type, with protein MGKNIDKKTIVKAPNPNEKLKVEAAKELGLFDKVKRIGWDMLTAQETGKIGAVVKKKLRNCKINS; from the coding sequence ATGGGGAAAAATATCGATAAGAAAACTATTGTAAAGGCTCCGAACCCCAACGAAAAATTGAAAGTAGAGGCCGCCAAAGAATTGGGGCTTTTCGACAAAGTAAAGCGCATTGGCTGGGACATGCTCACAGCCCAGGAAACCGGGAAAATCGGAGCCGTAGTAAAAAAGAAATTAAGAAACTGTAAAATAAATTCATAA
- the cobU gene encoding bifunctional adenosylcobinamide kinase/adenosylcobinamide-phosphate guanylyltransferase encodes MSITFITGGARSGKSRFAERMAAESNQKVIYIATAQALDEEMAHRIALHRQRRPAVWMTVEEPEYVSKALKNISGDGRLTDYGVVLIDCLALLVSNWLPLEKAENPETWEDLREALLNEINVMIFEAGRMERHVIIVSNEVGMGLVPEYPLGRLYRDLLGEVNQVVASSADEVYFMVSGIPLKIK; translated from the coding sequence ATGAGCATAACATTTATCACTGGCGGTGCCCGCAGCGGCAAAAGCCGGTTTGCAGAAAGAATGGCTGCAGAATCAAACCAAAAAGTAATATACATAGCCACCGCTCAGGCCCTGGACGAAGAAATGGCTCATCGAATAGCCCTCCACAGGCAGAGAAGGCCTGCCGTATGGATGACCGTAGAGGAGCCTGAATATGTATCGAAAGCTTTAAAAAATATCAGCGGAGACGGCCGGCTGACAGATTATGGGGTGGTTCTCATCGACTGTCTGGCTCTTCTGGTTTCCAACTGGCTTCCGCTGGAAAAAGCTGAAAATCCCGAAACCTGGGAAGATTTGAGGGAGGCCCTCCTGAATGAGATAAACGTAATGATATTTGAGGCCGGAAGGATGGAACGCCATGTAATAATTGTGTCCAATGAAGTGGGCATGGGCCTTGTGCCCGAATACCCCCTGGGGAGGCTTTACCGGGATTTGCTGGGAGAAGTAAACCAGGTGGTGGCATCAAGTGCCGATGAGGTATATTTCATGGTTTCGGGCATACCTTTAAAGATAAAATAG
- the cobD gene encoding threonine-phosphate decarboxylase CobD has product MRGPDTMVLHGGNVYKAAKQLNMPYNKILDFSANINPLGFPDVVRQVIINHINDIVHYPDTEQMELKKVAAEYYGINPENLLPGNGSVELINIIMEALRPSKVIIPAPTFSEYAHSCRTRGIKTELIDMTKNNFEWDMELFERAEKLMDKNSMLVLCNPNNPTGKLILKNDIINMLELVKEKRSFLLLDEAFMDFVINSQSLIKEVEKHKNLIILRSLTKFFALPGLRVGFAASNSELIQKISELKDPWNINTFAGLVGSEVLKDKNYIELTKKFISQEKEYFWGTLNDIRGISPFHPEANFVFVRITGEITSDALAQKLKKYGILIRRCGNFDFLDDNFFRVAVRKREENDILINALISILS; this is encoded by the coding sequence ATGAGAGGACCTGATACCATGGTGCTTCATGGAGGAAATGTGTATAAAGCCGCGAAACAACTTAATATGCCGTATAACAAAATTCTGGACTTTTCTGCCAACATCAACCCATTGGGATTCCCCGATGTTGTAAGACAAGTAATAATAAACCATATAAATGATATAGTCCATTATCCTGATACTGAACAGATGGAGCTCAAAAAAGTCGCGGCGGAATATTACGGCATAAACCCGGAAAATCTGCTGCCCGGGAACGGCTCAGTGGAACTTATAAACATAATTATGGAAGCATTGAGGCCTTCAAAGGTTATAATTCCCGCTCCCACATTTTCGGAATATGCTCATTCCTGCAGGACCAGGGGAATAAAAACAGAGCTTATTGATATGACGAAAAACAATTTTGAGTGGGACATGGAGCTTTTTGAGAGAGCGGAAAAACTCATGGATAAAAATTCAATGCTGGTTTTATGCAATCCCAACAATCCCACGGGCAAGCTCATCCTTAAAAATGATATAATAAATATGCTGGAATTAGTGAAAGAAAAAAGATCCTTTCTGCTGCTGGACGAGGCTTTCATGGATTTTGTAATAAATAGTCAGAGTTTGATAAAAGAGGTCGAGAAACATAAAAATTTGATTATTCTCAGATCTCTCACCAAATTTTTTGCCTTACCGGGTCTTAGAGTAGGTTTTGCCGCTTCCAACAGTGAACTGATACAAAAAATATCGGAGTTGAAAGATCCCTGGAATATCAATACTTTTGCGGGTTTGGTGGGCAGTGAAGTTTTAAAAGATAAGAATTACATAGAGCTGACCAAAAAATTTATTTCCCAGGAAAAGGAATATTTCTGGGGTACATTAAACGACATCAGGGGAATTTCACCCTTCCATCCCGAGGCGAATTTTGTCTTTGTCCGAATTACAGGCGAAATAACATCCGATGCCCTGGCTCAGAAACTCAAAAAATATGGCATATTAATAAGACGGTGCGGCAATTTTGATTTTCTGGATGACAATTTTTTCAGAGTGGCGGTCAGAAAGAGAGAGGAAAATGATATTCTTATAAATGCCCTCATTTCAATTTTATCTTAG
- a CDS encoding ABC transporter substrate-binding protein, translating into MILLMVIGIISGCGASKNDQTKPQENSAAPQDNTRQQKGTGYPLTIKDQMNREVTLEKEPERIISLAPSNTEILFSLGLGGKVVGVTNYCDYPEEAKSKGKIGGFADPNMEKIISLKPDLVLATDMHQKPVEQLEKLNIPVVVLAPKNIPDMLNSIEIIGKATGKIAESQKLVETLTERIKAIENKVAGIPQDKRPKVYYEVWPEPFTTAGPGTFVNDIIEKAGGQNIAGDAQKAYPEYSQEMIISKDPDIIIFSHHGTSKQTAEDILKRSGWENIKAIKDKKVFYVDENIVQRATPRLIDGLEQFARIIHPELFK; encoded by the coding sequence TTGATACTGTTAATGGTAATAGGCATTATTTCCGGATGCGGCGCTTCAAAGAATGATCAAACCAAACCTCAAGAGAATTCTGCTGCACCACAGGACAACACCCGGCAGCAAAAAGGTACTGGATACCCCTTAACCATAAAAGACCAGATGAACCGTGAAGTAACTCTGGAAAAAGAGCCAGAAAGGATTATTTCTCTGGCTCCCAGTAACACAGAGATTCTTTTTTCCCTGGGATTAGGGGGTAAAGTGGTTGGGGTTACCAATTACTGCGACTATCCCGAAGAAGCAAAAAGCAAGGGAAAAATCGGCGGCTTTGCTGACCCGAACATGGAGAAGATTATATCATTGAAACCGGACCTGGTGCTGGCCACCGACATGCACCAGAAACCGGTGGAACAACTGGAGAAATTGAACATACCCGTAGTAGTTCTCGCCCCCAAGAATATCCCCGATATGCTAAACAGCATTGAAATAATAGGAAAAGCCACCGGTAAAATAGCGGAATCACAAAAATTAGTGGAGACACTTACAGAAAGAATTAAAGCCATTGAGAATAAAGTTGCCGGAATACCCCAGGATAAGCGTCCAAAAGTCTATTACGAGGTCTGGCCGGAGCCTTTTACCACTGCCGGTCCCGGCACCTTCGTCAATGATATCATAGAAAAGGCTGGGGGTCAAAACATCGCCGGTGACGCGCAAAAAGCCTATCCGGAGTACAGTCAGGAAATGATTATATCCAAAGACCCCGATATCATCATATTCTCGCACCACGGCACCAGCAAACAAACGGCGGAGGATATTTTAAAAAGGTCCGGATGGGAGAATATCAAAGCAATAAAGGATAAAAAAGTTTTTTACGTGGATGAAAATATAGTTCAGCGGGCGACACCGCGCCTTATAGATGGCCTTGAACAGTTTGCAAGGATAATCCATCCGGAATTGTTCAAATAA
- the cobS gene encoding adenosylcobinamide-GDP ribazoletransferase — protein sequence MGFYVALLFLTRIPLPQIMLDDRKIASSIPFFPLAGAVIGGILSFTFLLGEKVLPLQVLPVIITTAWGSITGGMHIDGFADTMDGIFCGGGREKKLSVMKDSRIGAYGAMGVVLLLLFKISLTGSLSRQYLIPALILAPVLSRWVMTYAIILFPYARESGLGRAFSLYKNPWYFITSSVIAIGIAILVAKAMGFIIALIVIVAGFVLIKYIIGQLGGLTGDTYGAINELCEIVVLLIFVILSNKG from the coding sequence ATGGGATTTTATGTAGCCCTTTTATTTTTGACCAGGATACCCCTTCCTCAGATAATGCTTGATGATAGAAAAATCGCATCTTCGATCCCCTTCTTTCCTTTGGCGGGGGCCGTGATAGGCGGCATCCTGAGTTTTACATTTTTATTGGGGGAAAAAGTTCTACCCTTGCAGGTTTTGCCGGTCATTATTACAACCGCATGGGGGAGCATCACCGGCGGTATGCATATAGATGGATTTGCCGATACAATGGACGGGATTTTTTGCGGGGGCGGTAGGGAGAAAAAGCTATCGGTCATGAAAGACAGCCGCATCGGGGCTTATGGCGCCATGGGGGTTGTCCTGCTGTTATTGTTTAAAATCTCTCTTACAGGTTCCCTTTCACGGCAGTATCTGATACCGGCGTTAATTCTTGCTCCCGTCCTGAGCCGGTGGGTCATGACTTATGCCATAATCTTATTCCCCTATGCCCGGGAAAGCGGGCTTGGCAGGGCATTCAGCCTTTACAAAAACCCATGGTATTTTATTACATCAAGTGTTATCGCCATCGGGATTGCAATTTTGGTTGCAAAAGCAATGGGATTTATCATAGCATTGATAGTAATTGTAGCAGGTTTCGTTTTAATAAAATATATTATAGGACAATTAGGGGGCCTGACAGGGGATACATACGGAGCAATAAATGAGCTTTGTGAAATAGTTGTACTTTTAATCTTTGTCATATTATCTAATAAAGGGTGA
- the cobC gene encoding alpha-ribazole phosphatase, whose amino-acid sequence MSRFYLVRHGETLWNKEYKYQGQSDIPLSDTGRFQAARLSERLKEQKIDAIYASDLQRAMETAGIIAAPHGLKVFPAREMRELSFGIWEGCTFDEITQKWPGEMERWRQDPYNERPEGGETLSELCDRVSKFLKTAANSHPGESILIVTHAGPIRALLSIILNLHYDLFWKFKISNASLTVVEYDGQKDLAQSDAYIVTVNDTFHLYV is encoded by the coding sequence TTGTCAAGATTTTATCTGGTAAGGCATGGAGAAACCCTCTGGAACAAAGAGTATAAATATCAGGGCCAATCGGATATACCCCTGAGCGATACCGGAAGGTTTCAAGCGGCAAGGCTTTCCGAAAGGCTGAAAGAGCAAAAAATCGATGCGATATATGCCAGTGATTTGCAAAGGGCCATGGAAACGGCCGGAATTATTGCAGCGCCGCATGGACTAAAGGTTTTTCCCGCCAGGGAAATGAGGGAATTGAGCTTCGGTATATGGGAAGGCTGTACTTTTGATGAAATAACTCAAAAATGGCCCGGAGAGATGGAAAGGTGGAGGCAGGACCCGTATAATGAGCGTCCGGAAGGCGGGGAAACCTTATCGGAGCTTTGTGACAGGGTGTCGAAGTTTTTAAAAACCGCCGCCAATAGTCATCCCGGGGAAAGTATATTGATTGTAACCCATGCAGGGCCTATCAGAGCGCTGCTTTCAATCATATTGAACCTGCATTATGACCTATTCTGGAAGTTTAAAATCAGCAATGCTTCTTTGACGGTGGTAGAATATGATGGACAAAAAGACCTGGCCCAAAGCGATGCATATATAGTGACCGTGAATGATACATTTCATCTATATGTATAA